Proteins encoded in a region of the Phoenix dactylifera cultivar Barhee BC4 chromosome 3, palm_55x_up_171113_PBpolish2nd_filt_p, whole genome shotgun sequence genome:
- the LOC103708016 gene encoding something about silencing protein 10, protein MGKGSKRQRKAARSSVKSHTKDDAFREDDMDDEIDAFHKQRDVIPLDVNDEGDSEDEDLEEPVFDFEGGVDDDSDDVKSDDDDDEDDDDVRPKGFAAKIARQAKYLQQKFGGGEDEMDDQEEEEEEKKAVWGRKKNLYYNADNVDYELQSSDEDFPMEEEAEVLKIQREKAKSLSMEDFGIEEADHDESDSDKWDKTIQEALDGKKIMGKVDVDGAFEDNPFENYEKIKKDLSALSKEEQMDVVYSSAPELVGLLSELNEAFDQLQKVKPVLFKVRERKDTADGIMHYLEVKQILLLTYCQAISFYLLLKSEGHPVRDHPVIGRLVEIKNLVEKVKQIDANLPSQIEDIVNHNSANGSSNGLVGESVPLEPEPQTAGQSAKPYEAALVNETTELAKVDSKDNHNGSADQKQQDARVGLQSLEMLKVRANLEEKLKQKGIYNFTRSKSEKMQNHTLKPVNRSLGAANDFDDEVQQNAIGHHMNNGRASLLKTDKLSQLVATKVNRSKVTSGDDDLPKRDDIGERRRKHELHVLARAGANPMDDDDMAVEDGSLDRNPMNIDASEDGEAIGSEDEFYKEVKKQRAEKLKAKAELYSRTPAILSSVEPEADGKRQITYQMEKNRGLTRPRKKLTKIPRKKYKIKHQKAVIRRKGQVREVRKPTGPYGGESTGINTSVSRSIRFKS, encoded by the exons ATGGGAAAAGGATCGAAAAGGCAGAGAAAAGCCGCGAGAAGCTCCGTTAAAAGCCACACCAAAGATGACGCCTTTAGGGAGGACGACATGGACGACGAGATTGACGCCT TTCATAAGCAGCGAGATGTGATTCCTCTCGACGTCAACGATGAAG GTGATTCAGAGGATGAAGATTTAGAGGAACCCGTGTTTGATTTTGAG GGTGGTGTTGATGATGATAGTGATGATGTCAAaagcgatgatgatgatgatgaggatgatgacGATGTTCGGCCTAAGGGCTTTGCTGCAAAAA TTGCAAGACAGGCAAAATATTTACAGCAGAAGTTTGGAGGTGGAGAAGATGAAATGGATGatcaggaagaggaggaagaagaaaagaaggctgtatGGGGTAGGAAAAAGAACTTGTATTATAATGCCGATAATGTTGACTATGAG CTTCAATCGAGTGATGAAGACTTTCCCATGGAAGAGGAGGCTGAGGTTCTGAAGATCCAGAGAGAGAAGGCAAAGTCTCTTTCAATGGAAGACTTTGGCATTGAAGAGGCTGACCATGATGAAAGTGATTCTGATAAATGGGACAAAACCATTCAG GAAGCTTTGGATGGAAAGAAAATCATGGGTAAAGTTGATGTGGATGGTGCATTTGAAGATAATCCCTTTGAGAACTATGAGAAGATTAAGAAAGATCTTAGTGCGctgtcaaaggaggagcaaatGGATGTTGTGTACAG TTCTGCACCTGAACTAGTTGGCTTGCTTTCAGAATTGAATGAGGCATTTGACCAACTTCAAAAAGTGAAACCAGTTCTATTCAAG GTGCGAGAGAGAAAAGATACAGCTGACGGGATTATGCACTATTTGGAGGTGAAACAGATTTTGCTGTTGACTTATTGCCAAGCAATTAGTTTTTATCTTCTTCTCAAGTCAGAGGGGCATCCTGTTCGAGATCATCCTGTAATAGGTCGGCTGGTGGAGATCAAGAACTTGGTGGAGAAG GTGAAGCAGATTGACGCGAATCTTCCATCCCAAATTGAGGACATTGTCAATCATAATTCTGCAAATGGCTCCAGTAATGGACTGGTCGGGGAAAGTGTTCCATTAGAACCTGAACCACAAACAGCTGGCCAATCTGCTAAACCATATGAAGCCGCATTG GTGAATGAAACAACTGAATTAGCAAAGGTCGACTCAAAGGATAATCACAATGGAAGTGCCGATCAGAAACAGCAG GATGCTCGAGTTGGATTACAAAGCTTGGAAATGCTTAAAGTAAGAGCAAATCTTGAAGAAAAGTTGAAGCAGAAAGGCATATACAATTTCACCAGATCAAAATCTGAAAAAATGCAAAATCATACTCTGAAGCCGGTTAACCG atctctaggagcagcaaatgattttgatgatgaggTGCAGCAGAATGCAATAGGCCATCACATGAATAATGGTCGTGCGAGTTTATTGAAGACGGATAAACTATCTCAACTGGTTGCTACTAAAGTAAACAGGTCAAAG GTTACTTCTGGTGATGATGACCTGCCCAAGCGAGACGATATTGGAGAAAGGCGGAGAAAACATGAGCTCCATGTTCTTGCAAGGGCTGGAGCAAATCCTATGGATGATGATGATATGGCAGTTGAAGATGGTAGTCTTGACAGAAATCCCATGAATATTGATGCCTCAGAAGATGGTGAGGCCATAGGCTCTGAGGATGAATTCTACAAGGAGGTAAAAAAACAAAGGGCTGAAAAACTCAAGGCCAAAGCAGAGCTATATTCAAG AACTCCAGCCATTCTATCATCAGTGGAACCAGAAGCAGATGGTAAAAGGCAGATCACATACCAG ATGGAGAAGAATAGAGGACTCACTCGTCCTCGGAAGAAGCTTACAAAAATTCCAAGAAAGAAATACAAG ATTAAGCACCAAAAAGCAGTCATCAGACGGAAAGGGCAAGTCCGCGAGGTTAGGAAGCCTACTGGTCCATATGGTGGTGAGTCAACTGGAATCAACACCAGTGTCAGCAGAAGTATTAGGTTCAAGAGTTGA